Proteins encoded by one window of Paenibacillus urinalis:
- a CDS encoding SDR family NAD(P)-dependent oxidoreductase, producing MSELNGKVIVVTGGASGIGREASLQLSAKGATIVVADYNEEGAKQVVSEIEAQGGTAAAYKVDVSNGDEIKALIDFTAEKFGTFSGIFNNAGIGLVKPFLEMDPASYHRVIDVDQHSVYYGMYYGAKKMVELGVKGTIVNTASIYGTIAAVGSFNYNAAKAAVVMMSKSGALELAEHGIRVVGVAPGFINTPILGEDEATKKFLAEQHMRGELIEPEKVASAVTFLFTDAASAINGTTLPVDDGFLSFKTK from the coding sequence ATGTCTGAATTGAACGGAAAAGTTATTGTCGTTACAGGTGGAGCAAGCGGTATCGGCAGAGAAGCTTCCTTGCAGTTGTCGGCCAAAGGGGCAACGATCGTTGTAGCTGATTATAATGAAGAAGGTGCCAAGCAAGTCGTATCCGAGATTGAAGCGCAGGGCGGTACAGCGGCTGCGTACAAAGTAGACGTGTCCAATGGCGATGAGATCAAAGCGTTGATCGACTTTACAGCTGAGAAATTCGGAACCTTCAGCGGTATTTTCAACAATGCGGGTATTGGACTGGTTAAACCGTTCCTTGAAATGGATCCGGCGTCCTATCACCGTGTAATTGATGTTGACCAGCACAGCGTATATTACGGTATGTATTATGGAGCTAAGAAAATGGTTGAGCTTGGCGTCAAAGGTACCATCGTGAATACAGCTTCCATCTACGGAACCATTGCTGCTGTCGGCAGCTTCAACTATAACGCAGCCAAAGCGGCTGTTGTGATGATGTCCAAATCTGGTGCACTTGAGCTGGCAGAGCATGGGATCCGTGTAGTGGGTGTTGCTCCTGGCTTTATTAATACGCCGATTCTTGGGGAAGATGAAGCAACGAAGAAATTCCTGGCCGAGCAGCATATGCGCGGTGAACTGATTGAGCCGGAAAAAGTAGCAAGCGCTGTAACCTTCCTGTTTACCGATGCTGCTTCTGCCATTAACGGAACAACGCTTCCAGTGGATGATGGTTTCCTGAGCTTCAAAACAAAATAA
- a CDS encoding diacylglycerol/lipid kinase family protein, with product MKQAMIIINPSSGKEEALAYLRDVQEVLEEQGYQTSVNETAKEYDATAFCISACEDCYDLVVSIGGDGTLHETLNGYMDQAHRPKLGIVPLGTVNDFARALHIPLDPDEAIRTLRSTRLKPIDIGLINDRIFANVIAVGMLAEVLAEVSSEQKSKLGAFAYYKEGIKRLVNSPSNHLIIEHDDETWVGESPLFVAALTNSVAGFEKMVPSASVDDGLIHCFIIKDINVFNTLTVGTSLLLGNLKDHSDVVYFTAKEVRVRSEESLSTNIDGEAGPSLPLHLRILSRHIDVIVPEED from the coding sequence ATGAAGCAGGCAATGATTATTATTAACCCTTCTTCAGGTAAGGAAGAAGCTCTTGCCTATCTGAGAGATGTACAGGAGGTCTTGGAGGAACAGGGCTACCAGACGTCCGTAAACGAAACAGCGAAGGAGTATGATGCAACAGCCTTCTGCATTTCCGCCTGTGAGGATTGCTATGATCTGGTTGTATCCATCGGAGGAGACGGTACCTTGCACGAGACGCTGAACGGCTACATGGATCAAGCGCACAGACCCAAGCTTGGCATTGTTCCTCTCGGCACTGTTAACGATTTTGCCAGAGCACTCCATATCCCGCTTGATCCGGATGAGGCGATTCGTACGCTCCGTTCTACCCGCTTGAAGCCAATTGATATCGGATTAATCAATGATCGGATCTTTGCCAATGTCATTGCGGTCGGGATGCTGGCCGAAGTGTTGGCTGAGGTGAGCTCTGAGCAAAAATCGAAGCTCGGCGCGTTCGCTTATTACAAAGAAGGCATCAAACGCCTCGTGAACAGCCCGTCCAATCATCTGATTATCGAGCATGATGATGAAACATGGGTAGGTGAATCCCCCTTGTTCGTGGCTGCATTAACGAACTCTGTCGCCGGATTTGAGAAGATGGTGCCTTCGGCCTCCGTGGACGACGGACTGATTCACTGTTTCATCATCAAGGATATAAATGTCTTTAACACACTTACTGTTGGAACGTCGCTCTTACTCGGGAATTTAAAGGATCATTCCGACGTGGTTTATTTTACAGCGAAGGAAGTCCGTGTTCGATCTGAGGAGTCATTGTCTACCAATATTGATGGAGAAGCTGGTCCTTCTCTGCCCCTCCATTTGCGTATATTATCCCGTCATATTGATGTGATCGTTCCAGAGGAAGATTAG
- a CDS encoding LLM class flavin-dependent oxidoreductase: MEIGISTFAETSPDVHTGEVMSHAQRLREVVEEIILADQVGLDVYGVGEHHRKDYAASNPAVVLAAAAPQTQRIRLTSAVSVLSSADPVRVFQDFATLDGISNGRAEIMAGRGSFIESFPLFGYDLNDYDTLFDEKLDLLLKLTASEKVTWQGTHRPAINNLGVYPRPVQDPLPVWIGSGGNQESVIRAGLLGLPLVLAIIGGRPAQFAPLVQLYKKAAAHAGHDASKLPVASHSHGFIAADQETAVEKFFLPTQQSMNVIGRERGWPSYSRQSYDSARSLEGALYVGDPDTVSEKIIYLRKNVGITRFMLHVPLGTMPHEEVMTAIELLGTKVAPRVREEIAAWEANGGA, translated from the coding sequence ATGGAGATAGGAATCAGTACTTTTGCAGAGACATCACCCGATGTGCATACCGGTGAGGTGATGAGTCACGCGCAGCGTCTGCGCGAAGTGGTGGAAGAGATTATTCTTGCCGATCAGGTGGGACTTGATGTATATGGAGTGGGGGAGCATCATCGAAAGGATTATGCCGCATCCAATCCTGCAGTCGTTCTGGCAGCAGCTGCACCGCAGACCCAGCGAATTCGGCTTACGAGCGCCGTATCCGTGCTGTCATCCGCTGATCCGGTACGTGTGTTCCAAGACTTTGCGACCCTGGATGGCATATCGAACGGACGCGCGGAGATTATGGCGGGCAGAGGGTCTTTTATCGAGTCCTTTCCCCTGTTTGGCTATGATCTGAATGACTATGACACCCTGTTTGACGAGAAGCTCGATTTGCTGCTCAAATTAACCGCATCGGAGAAGGTAACCTGGCAGGGAACTCATCGTCCGGCAATCAACAATCTTGGTGTTTACCCAAGACCGGTTCAGGACCCTCTTCCGGTATGGATTGGCAGTGGTGGGAATCAGGAATCGGTCATCCGGGCCGGGCTGCTGGGGCTTCCGCTCGTGCTTGCGATTATTGGAGGAAGACCGGCACAGTTTGCACCGCTGGTACAGCTGTATAAGAAGGCGGCTGCCCATGCAGGGCATGATGCTTCCAAGCTTCCAGTGGCTTCTCACTCCCATGGCTTTATTGCAGCAGATCAAGAGACAGCGGTAGAGAAGTTCTTCCTTCCGACCCAACAGAGTATGAATGTCATCGGACGAGAACGGGGCTGGCCAAGCTACTCGCGTCAGAGCTATGATTCAGCCCGCAGTCTTGAAGGGGCGCTGTATGTAGGTGACCCGGACACTGTGAGTGAGAAAATTATATATTTGCGGAAAAATGTCGGCATTACTCGGTTTATGCTGCACGTTCCCCTTGGCACAATGCCGCATGAGGAGGTCATGACAGCGATCGAGCTGCTTGGCACGAAGGTAGCCCCTCGGGTGCGGGAAGAGATCGCTGCGTGGGAAGCGAATGGTGGAGCCTAA
- a CDS encoding LamG domain-containing protein: MIGNNINTPDGGNITYQDGAEGKAAVFDGKSGVRLPNGLISSDSYSVTMWVYADELPGVNTTTFFGALSNASWLSLKPAGPEGKSMLWSNSNSAWYDAVTGAKLPLSEWTHLAFTVAGDQIKVYVNGEEKFAGSGFPDIFLDNTGTFSLAVNWWDIPFKGMMDELRIYQGAISAEEVQELATTSAVN, translated from the coding sequence GTGATTGGTAACAATATCAATACTCCGGACGGCGGGAACATCACTTACCAGGACGGGGCAGAAGGTAAAGCAGCCGTATTTGATGGCAAGTCGGGCGTAAGACTTCCGAATGGGCTTATATCCAGTGACAGCTACTCTGTAACGATGTGGGTATATGCGGATGAGCTGCCAGGCGTGAATACGACCACTTTCTTTGGAGCGTTGTCGAATGCAAGCTGGCTTAGTCTAAAGCCGGCAGGTCCTGAGGGTAAGTCCATGCTCTGGTCGAACTCCAATTCGGCTTGGTACGATGCAGTAACAGGCGCTAAGCTTCCATTAAGTGAGTGGACTCATTTGGCCTTCACGGTCGCTGGCGATCAGATCAAGGTATATGTTAATGGGGAAGAAAAATTTGCAGGTTCGGGCTTCCCGGACATCTTCCTCGACAATACAGGAACCTTCAGTCTGGCTGTGAATTGGTGGGACATCCCGTTCAAAGGCATGATGGATGAGCTGAGAATATATCAAGGTGCCATTAGTGCAGAAGAGGTACAGGAGCTTGCAACAACATCGGCAGTGAACTAA
- a CDS encoding DUF6944 family repetitive protein, producing the protein MPAKRQQQKRLERRQLPQQKKQLPQPSKRNNSNRSPRKRQQGQQNQANEQSEQIQQDINVQLAIYTWLQAIGTNITAIGQTKILSRSTEVQDEGQNLVVIGNIIQSIANAVQTELTLQQTPFVTNKSANNWNAFGSLLQSIGNSIQAIATEASD; encoded by the coding sequence GTGCCCGCCAAGCGACAGCAGCAGAAGCGGCTGGAGCGGCGCCAGCTTCCACAGCAGAAGAAGCAGCTGCCACAGCCGAGTAAGCGGAATAACTCCAATAGGTCCCCGCGGAAGAGGCAGCAGGGCCAGCAAAACCAGGCTAATGAGCAGTCTGAGCAGATCCAGCAGGATATTAATGTACAGCTTGCGATATATACATGGCTGCAGGCGATCGGCACGAACATCACAGCGATTGGACAGACCAAGATCCTATCCAGAAGCACGGAGGTACAAGACGAGGGACAGAACCTGGTGGTTATAGGAAACATTATTCAGTCCATCGCCAATGCAGTTCAAACCGAGCTCACTTTGCAGCAAACCCCCTTTGTTACGAACAAGAGCGCCAACAACTGGAATGCCTTCGGCAGCCTGCTGCAATCCATCGGGAATTCAATTCAGGCGATTGCAACAGAAGCATCGGACTAA
- a CDS encoding histidine kinase N-terminal 7TM domain-containing protein: MAEELRLPVFMIMAGGSISVILCVYGLLRLKSAPGGMYYVWMTLMASFFSFAYAAELTSSTLMQIKFWITVEYIPLPLIPAFMLLMCTQYVGVAIKKWVYYILFAIPVTTTLIQSTNELHHLYYTSVTLRENAPFPIVELTYGPWFAVHSVYLYGCIIASAAILLVQWGKAAPAFRRQLLTMAVGNLVPIIGAFLYLAGMSPYGIDLGPVFISLSFIFHSIALFRFQMFSAVPLAREMVFEHMREGVVVLDDKDIIVDYNQTVLTVFPRMTKGVIGRSASAALLDYPELAELVRRGLEFDYMLKINGVNQHFHVRFTPMMKQGMPIGRIITFANITERILMQEQLKELADTDGLTQLLNKTALLRESDRVIREYTEHGGRLSVIMFDIDLFKEVNDTYGHEAGDIVLTHVADAIHSTLSGAGFAGRYGGDEFILWLPDTSLTEACELAESIRKNIAGRQMIVEDQEVRVTSSFGVAHAGIVPGEGEHSAQSLMREADKALYTAKKSGRNSVYPLRKWIHV, from the coding sequence ATGGCAGAAGAGCTGCGCTTACCGGTATTCATGATCATGGCTGGCGGCAGTATTAGTGTAATTTTATGTGTATACGGACTGCTGAGGCTTAAGAGTGCACCTGGCGGGATGTACTATGTCTGGATGACATTAATGGCATCCTTTTTTTCATTCGCCTATGCGGCGGAGCTGACCAGCTCGACACTGATGCAGATCAAGTTCTGGATCACCGTCGAATACATTCCGCTTCCGCTTATTCCTGCATTCATGCTGCTCATGTGCACACAATACGTCGGTGTGGCTATAAAAAAATGGGTTTATTATATCCTTTTTGCCATCCCAGTGACGACGACACTCATCCAAAGCACGAATGAGCTGCATCATCTGTACTACACCTCCGTGACACTCCGGGAGAACGCTCCATTTCCGATCGTGGAGCTGACTTATGGACCGTGGTTCGCGGTGCACTCGGTTTATCTGTACGGATGCATCATCGCGAGTGCCGCTATCCTGCTTGTACAATGGGGCAAGGCAGCGCCCGCCTTTCGGAGGCAGCTTCTTACGATGGCGGTTGGGAATCTTGTGCCGATTATCGGCGCCTTTTTGTACTTGGCGGGTATGAGTCCTTACGGGATCGATCTGGGGCCTGTTTTTATTAGTCTGTCCTTTATATTTCACAGCATCGCCCTGTTCCGGTTTCAGATGTTCAGCGCCGTACCTCTGGCGAGAGAGATGGTATTCGAGCATATGAGGGAAGGAGTCGTCGTATTGGATGACAAGGACATCATTGTTGATTACAACCAAACAGTGCTGACTGTGTTTCCAAGAATGACCAAGGGGGTTATAGGCCGCTCGGCATCGGCTGCACTTCTGGATTATCCTGAGCTTGCGGAGCTGGTTCGCCGTGGGCTGGAGTTTGACTATATGCTCAAAATAAATGGAGTGAATCAGCATTTTCACGTCAGATTTACACCGATGATGAAGCAAGGGATGCCGATCGGCCGCATCATCACCTTTGCCAACATCACAGAGCGCATCCTGATGCAAGAACAGCTCAAGGAGCTGGCTGATACGGACGGTCTGACCCAACTCCTAAACAAAACCGCACTACTGAGAGAATCGGATAGGGTCATTCGTGAGTACACCGAGCATGGGGGAAGGCTCTCCGTGATCATGTTCGACATCGATCTGTTCAAAGAAGTTAATGATACGTACGGTCATGAGGCAGGGGATATCGTGCTGACCCATGTGGCAGATGCCATTCATTCGACACTCAGCGGTGCAGGATTTGCAGGCCGGTATGGCGGGGATGAATTTATTCTCTGGCTTCCGGACACCTCCCTGACGGAGGCGTGTGAGCTTGCGGAATCGATTCGTAAAAATATAGCTGGACGCCAGATGATTGTTGAGGACCAAGAAGTTAGGGTAACCTCCAGCTTTGGTGTAGCGCATGCCGGTATCGTCCCTGGCGAAGGAGAGCATTCCGCTCAGTCCCTCATGAGGGAAGCAGATAAAGCGCTGTATACCGCCAAGAAATCGGGGAGAAACAGTGTTTATCCGCTTAGAAAATGGATTCATGTATAA
- a CDS encoding YdeI/OmpD-associated family protein: MTKTIVQKLNLHNFTRKAVLNLPADIDYFAELGDYDHELAESKYDLIFAFVLDMEQMKSQVSRVIEEDLLEEKGYLYFAYPKKGNKVYATYIHRDEILGGIGADEDGYVGTSSIKFARMVGMDDVFTVVGLKKEQRKSKESSKASQRVDDYVAMIPNVEQDLQNEPELLAFYHTLTPGYQKDWARYVYSAKQEATREKRREEMKMILGKGYKSRELYRQEQG, encoded by the coding sequence ATGACAAAGACCATTGTACAAAAGCTGAATTTACATAACTTTACCCGCAAGGCCGTGCTGAATTTGCCTGCTGACATCGATTATTTTGCAGAGCTAGGAGACTATGATCATGAACTGGCAGAGAGTAAATATGATCTGATCTTTGCCTTTGTGCTGGATATGGAGCAGATGAAGTCACAGGTGAGCAGGGTGATCGAAGAGGATCTGCTGGAAGAGAAGGGTTACCTGTACTTCGCTTATCCCAAGAAGGGCAACAAGGTTTACGCTACCTACATTCACCGTGATGAGATCTTGGGAGGAATAGGGGCAGACGAAGACGGCTATGTAGGGACAAGCAGTATTAAATTTGCCCGTATGGTGGGTATGGATGACGTATTTACCGTGGTAGGGCTGAAGAAGGAACAGCGGAAGAGCAAGGAGTCCTCCAAAGCAAGCCAGAGAGTAGACGATTATGTCGCCATGATCCCAAATGTGGAGCAAGATTTGCAGAATGAGCCGGAGCTGCTCGCCTTCTACCATACCCTTACACCTGGATATCAGAAGGACTGGGCGCGATACGTATACAGTGCCAAGCAGGAAGCAACGAGGGAGAAACGGCGTGAAGAGATGAAGATGATTCTCGGAAAAGGGTACAAGAGCCGCGAGCTGTACCGCCAGGAGCAAGGGTAG
- a CDS encoding alpha/beta fold hydrolase, protein MTSTPLTDKYINLDTCAVVTEFPYMLNPFMLSDDENRFVTPPGELVPVGDRQLHALITGSGDQTIILEAGNGGCSQDWSRIQPELSRHAVVLSYDRAGFGWSRGEEKQQTCREDVEDLRTLLAEKQLKPPYVLVGTSFGGMTIRLFASMYPDEVSGLLLVDSIHEGMNIEAIAPGYRRSTFSVADPEIELGCARESVRQLYSAAPLRPSMPVIVLTAGKQTEEWKDSQQALFELTNCTIPLTVQDSEQDIHIHQPEAVVDAALSLAILGQRG, encoded by the coding sequence ATGACTTCTACTCCTTTAACGGATAAATATATAAATTTAGATACCTGTGCTGTCGTTACAGAATTTCCTTATATGCTGAACCCATTCATGCTGTCCGATGACGAGAACCGTTTCGTCACGCCGCCTGGAGAGCTTGTTCCGGTGGGGGATCGCCAGCTTCACGCGCTGATTACCGGATCAGGCGATCAGACGATTATTCTGGAAGCAGGTAATGGCGGCTGCTCACAGGACTGGTCGCGGATACAGCCTGAGCTGTCGAGGCATGCAGTAGTGCTCTCCTATGATCGTGCAGGATTCGGCTGGAGCAGGGGAGAGGAGAAGCAGCAGACCTGCCGAGAGGATGTGGAGGATCTGCGAACCCTATTGGCTGAGAAGCAGCTAAAGCCTCCCTATGTTCTTGTCGGGACCTCGTTCGGTGGAATGACCATACGGCTGTTTGCTTCCATGTATCCGGATGAAGTGTCTGGATTGCTGCTCGTCGATTCGATTCATGAGGGCATGAACATCGAGGCTATAGCTCCAGGATATCGCCGTAGTACATTTTCAGTCGCTGATCCTGAGATTGAGCTTGGGTGTGCTCGAGAGAGTGTTCGACAGCTGTATAGTGCGGCTCCGCTTCGGCCTTCGATGCCCGTCATCGTGCTGACGGCAGGCAAGCAAACGGAAGAGTGGAAGGACAGCCAGCAGGCACTGTTTGAACTGACGAATTGCACGATACCGCTAACGGTTCAGGACAGTGAGCAAGACATTCATATTCATCAGCCGGAAGCGGTCGTTGATGCAGCGCTCTCCCTGGCCATACTCGGCCAGCGTGGATAG
- a CDS encoding MFS transporter, with product MEQTISKDRLWTKDFFIVFGVNFLLFLCFYLLVVIMPSYAINEFGASESMGAFASSIFVIGALIGRLVGGSTIEKVGRRRMLLTGLISFVILTFLYFVTPNLGVLLIVRLLHGIAFALASTATGTISASLIPHSRRGEGTGYYGVSIIIASAIGPFIGLLVKEHGSITLNFILCAVLGVLSLASSFLMKVPKLTLTAEQQKDLKGFKISNLVEPKAIPISIISFVMAFGYSSILTYLTLFAEKINLVEVASFFFIVYAIVVILTRPFTGKWFDKHGINVVMYPAIVLFAIGLAILSKVHSGPLLLLSAVFVGLGYGTTQASAQALAVKRSPVHRMGLATSTFYIFVDVGIGVGPFILGFLTPVIGYNGMYMAMAALMIVGFVLYYALVGRKEAAMQNSELKILNKTS from the coding sequence ATGGAACAGACAATTTCAAAGGACCGATTATGGACAAAGGATTTCTTCATTGTCTTCGGTGTGAACTTTTTATTATTTTTATGCTTCTATTTGCTTGTCGTGATCATGCCATCTTACGCGATCAATGAGTTTGGGGCATCGGAGAGCATGGGTGCATTCGCATCCAGTATTTTTGTGATCGGTGCATTGATCGGCCGGCTGGTTGGAGGCAGCACGATTGAGAAGGTGGGACGGAGACGGATGCTCTTGACCGGGCTGATTTCTTTTGTCATCCTGACCTTTCTTTATTTCGTCACCCCTAATCTGGGAGTGCTCCTGATCGTCCGTCTGCTGCATGGGATTGCCTTTGCGCTAGCCTCTACTGCGACAGGAACCATCTCGGCCAGCCTCATCCCTCATTCCAGAAGAGGAGAAGGAACCGGATATTACGGGGTCAGCATCATTATTGCTTCTGCCATTGGCCCGTTTATCGGATTGCTGGTTAAGGAACACGGAAGCATCACGTTAAACTTTATTTTATGCGCAGTTCTTGGCGTATTATCCTTGGCTTCCTCTTTCTTGATGAAGGTTCCGAAGCTTACACTGACCGCGGAACAGCAGAAGGATCTAAAGGGCTTCAAGATATCCAACCTGGTTGAACCAAAGGCCATTCCGATCTCCATCATCAGCTTCGTCATGGCGTTTGGATATTCCAGCATTCTTACGTACCTCACCTTGTTTGCCGAAAAAATAAATCTGGTGGAGGTCGCAAGCTTCTTCTTCATCGTCTATGCGATTGTCGTCATTCTAACCAGACCCTTCACAGGAAAGTGGTTCGATAAGCATGGAATCAATGTGGTCATGTACCCGGCTATTGTACTGTTTGCCATTGGACTTGCGATACTGAGTAAGGTGCACAGCGGTCCGTTGCTGCTGCTCTCTGCCGTCTTCGTCGGGCTTGGCTACGGTACAACGCAGGCCAGCGCTCAGGCGCTCGCCGTGAAGAGATCTCCTGTTCACCGGATGGGGCTGGCAACCTCGACCTTTTATATCTTTGTTGATGTGGGAATCGGCGTGGGGCCGTTTATTCTCGGGTTCCTTACACCGGTCATCGGCTACAACGGCATGTACATGGCAATGGCGGCACTAATGATCGTTGGATTTGTTCTTTATTATGCACTGGTGGGCAGAAAAGAAGCCGCAATGCAAAATTCAGAGCTCAAAATTTTAAATAAAACCTCTTAA